A genomic region of Cannabis sativa cultivar Pink pepper isolate KNU-18-1 chromosome 1, ASM2916894v1, whole genome shotgun sequence contains the following coding sequences:
- the LOC115704401 gene encoding uncharacterized protein LOC115704401 codes for MKEKKSYSSKREKYIKMKEEDKKKDLTLRARVSAKTEEKKLELLYLRWSEHHKNLCNFIRTKTEPLIYYLPKKPLEADANEAEQRKEQAFEEWKASRREELTEYQKEIGEQYLANVEKELERWQNARNRKANNDVLNLQETMDKELDTHRLEHGPKKRTIPSEYQKEIGEQYLANVEKELERWQNARNRKANNDVLNLQETMDKELDTHRLEHGPKKRIGRDRGTDQKREVRQVQKKRGGTSPSGWQRR; via the exons atgaaagagaagaagagttACAGTTCGAAGAGAGAGAAATACATAAAGATGAAGGAAgaagataaaaaaaa AGATCTGACTCTGCGGGCACGTGTTTCTGCCAAGACAGAAGAGAAGAAGTTGGAGTTGCTGTATCTTCGGTGGAGTGAGCACCATAAAAATCTTTGCAATTTCATAAGGACTAAGACTGAGCCTCTAATTTATTATTTGCCAAAGAAGCCACTGGAGGCTGATGCAAATGAAGCTGAGCAGCGGAAAGAACAGGCATTTGAAGAATGGAAGGCTTCTAGGAGAGAGGAACTGACCGAATACCAGAAAGAGATTGGGGAGCAATATCTTGCCAATGTTGAGAAAGAGTTGGAGAGGTGGCAAAATGCAAGGAATAGGAAAGCAAATAATGATGTGCTGAACTTGCAGGAAACAATGGACAAAGAATTGGACACCCATAGACTTGAGCATGGTCCCAAGAAAAGAACGATTCCGAGCGAATACCAGAAAGAGATTGGGGAGCAATATCTTGCCAATGTTGAGAAAGAGTTGGAGAGGTGGCAAAATGCAAGGAATAGGAAAGCAAATAATGATGTGCTGAACTTGCAGGAAACAATGGACAAAGAATTAGACACCCATAGACTTGAGCATggtcccaagaaaagaattg gacgagATAGAGGAACTGATCAGAAGAGGGAAGTTCGACAAGTACAAAAGAAGCGAGGAGGgacatccccaagcggatggcaaAGGAGATAG